Proteins encoded together in one Acanthochromis polyacanthus isolate Apoly-LR-REF ecotype Palm Island chromosome 12, KAUST_Apoly_ChrSc, whole genome shotgun sequence window:
- the rbm12bb gene encoding LOW QUALITY PROTEIN: RNA binding motif protein 12Bb (The sequence of the model RefSeq protein was modified relative to this genomic sequence to represent the inferred CDS: inserted 1 base in 1 codon) — MVVVIRLQGLRVTAGTEDIRRFFTGLKIPDGGVHIIGGEREEAFILFASDEDARRAMTRSGGVIKGAPVTLLLSSKTEMQAVLERSTRIAELEQKRQLEENTRTAQRSADPEVGRRSGSRSRFTPPSQHQRASNDDDFTCLFLKGLPFTVTEKEVFDFFGGLRVLEIVLLKNRDGSNNGNGLIKFATREDAAEGLQRDRQYIGSRYIEVSTTTINDWCRATGRPPMAVNRNNNFERGRSPLRNQRNPPHRVRSRSPLAKRHAAPSDNEYCVMLENLSFAVEKEDIKQLFHNAKLEDDQILHLNDSEGRRSRSAFVLFNNQRDYCEALSFEERQFLGRLIYTRPISRENMITILETQSMGVRPPGNSERFQERPLHHPSASYDSEKACVFMQNLPFDVRKIEIMDFFHGFNVAEVRVLHDHRGAGVGKAVVLLGSEAEAARALSLSGRRFLGSEVVLKCISRSQMQQLSAEPPVGQEPPPREERYLGRSEASFPSGDALYSDYRSPHDHNMPMADAPGPFHGGFDYEPHAVDPYSSQDKGNGDRGSYXPPVQHFDGPTCVQLANLPFQIRSEEIYDFCYGYHIIPGSVSLQYESNGKPKGQATLVFESRQEALTAIRELSGRPIGPRKIQLLLV; from the exons ATGGTGGTCGTCATCCGTTTACAGGGCCTGAGAGTCACAGCGGGTACTGAGGATATTCGCAGGTTCTTCACTGGCCTCAAAATTCCAGACGGAGGGGTGCATATAATTGGTGGGGAGCGAGAGGAAGCGTTCATTCTCTTTGCCTCAGACGAGGATGCAAGAAGAGCCATGACACGGTCGGGGGGCGTCATTAAAGGTGCACCTGTCACGTTGCTGCTGAGCAGTAAAACAGAGATGCAGGCCGTGCTTGAAAGAAGCACCAGAATTGCAGAGCTGGAACAAAAGAGGCAACTTGAAGAGAACACCAGAACTGCTCAGAGATCTGCCGACCCTGAAGTAGGCAGGAGATCAGGTAGCAGATCGAGGTTTACTCCTCCATCCCAGCACCAGAGGGCTTCAAACGACGACGACTTCACGTGCTTGTTTCTAAAAGGACTGCCTTTCACTGTGACCGAAAAGGAGGTCTTTGACTTTTTTGGTGGTTTACGCGTTCTCGAAATTGTCTTGTTAAAAAATCGAGATGGCTCAAACAATGGGAATGGTCTCATCAAATTCGCAACAAGAGAGGATGCAGCGGAAGGCTTGCAGAGGGATAGGCAATACATTGGATCGAGGTATATTGAGGTCTCCACGACAACGATCAATGATTGGTGTCGAGCAACTGGTAGACCGCCGATGGCTGTCAACAGGAACAACAACTTTGAAAGGGGGAGATCACCTCTGCGCAATCAGAGGAATCCACCACATCGTGTAAGGTCACGATCACCTTTGGCCAAGAGGCATGCTGCTCCCTCAGACAACGAGTACTGTGTCATGTTGGAGAACCTGTCCTTTGCAGTGGAAAAAGAAGACATAAAGCAGCTGTTTCATAATGCAAAGCTGGAGGACGACCAGATCCTGCACTTAAATGACAGCGAAGGGAGAAGAAGTAGATCTGCGTTTGTACTGTTCAATAATCAGCGTGATTATTGTGAGGCTTTAAGTTTTGAGGAGAGACAGTTTTTAGGTCGATTGATTTACACCCGTCCAATATCGAGAGAGAACATGATCACCATCTTGGAGACTCAGAGTATGGGTGTCCGACCGCCCGGAAACTCAGAGAGGTTTCAGGAGAGGCCTCTCCATCACCCCAGTGCTTCTTATGACTCTGAGAAAGCCTGCGTATTCATGCAGAACCTCCCATTCGATGTGCGAAAGATTGAGATCATGGATTTCTTCCATGGGTTTAATGTTGCAGAGGTGCGCGTGCTGCACGACCACAGAGGCGCCGGGGTTGGAAAGGCTGTGGTTCTTCTTGGGTCCGAGGCAGAGGCTGCGAGGGCTCTCTCTCTCAGTGGACGGCGGTTTCTGGGGTCAGAGGTTGTACTGAAGTGCATTTCACGCTCTCAGATGCAGCAGTTGAGTGCCGAGCCTCCGGTGGGGCAGGAGCCACCGCCAAGAGAGGAGCGGTACTTGGGGAGGAGCGAGGCGTCCTTCCCCTCTGGTGACGCTTTGTACTCCGACTATAGGAGTCCTCATGATCATAATATGCCGATGGCTGACGCACCAGGTCCTTTCCATGGAGGCTTCGATTATGAACCTCATGCAGTCGACCCTTATTCTTCACAGGACAAGGGTAATGGAGATCGTGGCAGCT GACCCCCAGTGCAGCATTTTGATGGTCCCACATGTGTACAGTTAGCCAACTTGCCATTCCAAATCAGAAGCGAGGAGATCTATGATTTTTGCTACGGATACCACATCATACCTGGATCTGTGTCACTGCAGTATGAGTCGAATGGGAAACCTAAAGGCCAGGCCACTTTGGTGTTCGAGTCCCGTCAGGAGGCGTTAACGGCTATCAGGGAGCTAAGTGGAAGACCAATAGGTCCTAGAAAAATACAACTACTGCTTGTGTGA
- the gra gene encoding uncharacterized protein C8orf88 homolog, which produces MEVSRRRVLQKHLEPARPLRRCIPAEMGDYSALPESQINAAACAQKLIDHETNIGIEQFYEIVNLHKQKKARISYTRDFLIALASCPESRKKPEFLPEHPVVLTEARDPGNLRLLQMRWNGEKEEV; this is translated from the exons ATGGAGGTGTCAAGAAGAAGAGTCCTCCAAAAACACCTGGAGCCAGCGAGACCTCTGCGCCGCTGCATCCCCGCTGAGATGGGTGACTACTCGGCTCTACCTG AGTCCCAAATAAATGCTGCTGCGTGTGCACAGAAACTGATAGATCATGAG ACAAACATCGGCATTGAGCAATTCTACGAGATCGTCAACctccacaaacagaaaaaag CTAGAATATCTTACACAAGGGATTTTTTAATCGCTCTGGCCAGTTGTCCCGAATCCAGGAAGAAGCCAGAATTCTTGCCAGAGCATCCAGTAGTCCTAACCGAGGCA AGAGATCCTGGGAACCTGAGGCTTCTTCAAATGAGGTGGAATGGTGAAAAAGAAGAAGTGTGA